A region of Haliotis asinina isolate JCU_RB_2024 chromosome 7, JCU_Hal_asi_v2, whole genome shotgun sequence DNA encodes the following proteins:
- the LOC137291720 gene encoding uncharacterized protein isoform X2 yields MSRHRAVRGMNLDDEYDDDDEYYGQSVEDNFCISPGTAAQFTFNRGQTTFATYMGGEDEVVESDDDVDHNGALSGQTDNKLNDVDQAKLNSCLEEIHNILGESYPDSVYRETIMKHNFSLQASLDELLSQKEAPKPQRAPRQNRRNKSQGDSDSDETSDTESDAPDTGKGKASGKGETLVEICQIDHLKQSNTLSNISSKAHIGSISELTKPVSFGAGLSLADLAKGYQGQSGVKASHDWIKNNVCLNSNIPKLSGVTEAFGEMKVDEAQFTLCHKGEGRIQSPSFSSTSSVGSDSGLSLSQLALMHQQQKLTQCSPQTPRSESSSGDPASVDGVSKETPVPAGINISQGRHFKTVTGSPSSKNCSLGSDSSLSLAELASRHQQTHSKGGYSPSSSLAALAKQHSPTKSAGTVSLSVLAQQHSLSTTQGSGRGLALQVPLSNKSAGLSGLGSSMPGLSLAQLASSHKATQSTQGPGSMTTACAPVKTGSQLGGVSLANLAKGHSHSDQPKQLPIGSTPKSEGTLCLSDLLKSKVTVSGSQQSSVDRTPSPNDTSSGFTSVQDEISLLVKVKCDVTLQSTPSILGKALCLLKTRKRKASSFDKVNLKYPRFMYAVQAKGIEHPSPVHKREVKLFDFSTPSPDDLVWQRQQGAFTRTGERHVSS; encoded by the exons ATGTCCCGCCACAGGGCTGTTCGTGGCATGAACCTAGATGATG agtatgatgatgatgatgagtacTATGGTCAGTCTGTGGAGGACAACTTCTGCATCTCTCCAGGCACAG CTGCACAGTTCACTTTCAACCGTGGCCAGACCACGTTTGCCACCTACATGGGTGGAGAAGATGAGGTGGTGGagagtgatgatgatgtagaCCACAATGGGGCATTATCAGGACAGACAGACAACAAACTGAATGATGTTGATCAAG CTAAACTAAACAGCTGTTTGGAAGAGATCCATAACATTCTTGGTGAAAGTTACCCTGACTCAGTGTACCGGGAGACCATCATGAAGCACAACTTCAGCCTGCAGGCCTCTCTGGATGAACTGCTGTCACAGAAAG AAGCACCTAAGCCTCAGAGAGCACCACGGCAAAATCGGCGGAACAAATCTCAAG GAGATAGTGATAGCGATGAAACTAGCGACACAGAGTCTGATGCTCCAGATACGGGGAAAGGGAAAGCTTCAGGAAAGGGGGAGACTCTGGTGGAGATATGTCAAATAGACCATCTAAAACAATCAAATACATTATCAAACATTTCTTCAAAGGCTCACATTGGTAGTATTTCAGAATTAACCAAACCTGTTTCCTTTGGGGCAGGTTTGTCTCTGGCTGACCTTGCTAAAGGCTATCAAGGTCAGTCAGGAGTAAAGGCCAGTCATGATTGGATTAAGAATAATGTCTGTCTCAATTCTAACATTCCAAAGCTTTCAGGTGTAACTGAGGCATTCGGTGAAATGAAAGTTGATGAAGCTCAGTTTACATTATGTCATAAAGGGGAAGGTAGAATTCAAAGTCCCTCTTTtagttcaacttcaagtgttgGATCAGACTCAGGGTTGTCATTATCTCAACTTGCGTTGATGCATCAGCAGCAGAAGCTGACCCAATGCAGCCCTCAAACTCCAAGGTCAGAGTCATCCTCCGGGGATCCAGCATCAGTTGATGGTGTGTCCAAGGAGACTCCAGTGCCAGCTGGGATCAACATCAGTCAGGGCAGACATTTCAAAACTGTCACTGGAAGTCCCAGTTCTAAGAACTGTAGTTTAGGTTCAGATTCGTCACTATCTCTAGCTGAACTGGCATCCAGACACCAACAGACACATTCCAAGGGAGGCTACTCTCCTTCCTCGTCTTTGGCTGCACTTGCTAAACAACATTCTCCAACTAAAAGTGCTGGAACTGTTTCCTTGTCTGTGCTGGCTCAGCAACACAGTTTGTCCACAACGCAGGGATCAGGGAGAGGGTTAGCGTTACAGGTGCCTCTTTCTAACAAGTCTGCAGGATTGAGTGGCCTGGGTAGCTCCATGCCAGGTCTGTCTCTGGCTCAGTTAGCCAGCAGTCACAAAGCAACACAAAGTACTCAAGGTCCGGGATCCATGACTACTGCTTGTGCTCCTGTGAAGACTGGGAGTCAGTTGGGTGGTGTCTCTCTGGCAAATCTTGCCAAGGGTCATAGCCATTCTGATCAACCTAAGCAATTACCCATTGGTAGTACACCTAAGTCTGAAGGAACACTTTGCCTGTCAGATTTACTCAAATCCAAGGTGACTGTCTCAGGATCTCAGCAGTCATCTGTAGATAGAACTCCAAGTCCAAATGATACCAGCAGTGGCTTCACGTCAGTTCAAGATGAGATATCTCTGTTAGTCAAGGTCAAGTGTGATGTCACATTACAGTCTACACCATCAATCCTCGGCAAAGCATTGTGTTTACTGAAAACTAGGAAAAGGAAGGCTAGCAGTTTTGATAAAGTTAATTTGAAGTATCCAAGATTCATGTATGCTGTCCAGGCCAAAGGTATTGAACATCCTTCTCCAGTACATAAGAGAGAGGTGAAACTGTTTGACTTCTCAACTCCTTCCCCTGATGACCTCGTCTGGCAAAGACAACAGGGGGCCTTCACTCGTACAGGGGAAAGACATGTGTCTAGTTAG